Proteins found in one Sardina pilchardus chromosome 3, fSarPil1.1, whole genome shotgun sequence genomic segment:
- the LOC134077531 gene encoding LOW QUALITY PROTEIN: myosin phosphatase Rho-interacting protein-like (The sequence of the model RefSeq protein was modified relative to this genomic sequence to represent the inferred CDS: deleted 1 base in 1 codon) — translation MSTMKMDTFCNKFQANIFSKSKCQNCFKPRELHLRANEDLIQAKPIYGGWLCLAPEGTDFGKPAQRSRKWQRRFFILYEHGSLHFALDDSPSTLPQGTVNMNLCTDVVDAEMKTGQRNALCIVTPDQDFYIRGENKDIINGWNEQLVVYPTTNKHNRKKTTSKERPSVATQGPESVTPPGVTCGVAADSAQEEDRSPKGDSASGDKVTTVDPASHRNVHPATDSALHAKAGDAVSLLDSEVDANTQAGSGQRRPEEPEEAESERSEVWRAGAEVQVEGPISSSSSSEQARTGRPPQPTQKPKGPAVSPPPRSPKRRERSPDNRTSESVMTPDLLNFKKGWLMILEEQNQWKKNWFVLSTHKLRYYKDSVAEEASELVGEIDLTTCHQVTEHQIQRNYGFQIHTQTQVHTLAAMTAGIRRNWIQALAKNVRPSNAPDITNLSDDLCPFGSSAGPLPEPDLTRDSLSPEVSSKMRRGGKNRCGQKRREGAHGKPGGRASLRLARHSPPAGTHGGGQEQKVEVWSVERRRRRREERRKRYESVMGSVFKSACQEEVVRNGVVRGAGTGVPCVRQSSPEHQQQRAQEIEERWLEVEKAGIREERKVPLYPDTQARDVGELEKLLSNYQRRVEELTAQLTESSCHREEPTLDQQMSSTWDFQLESTDVQESEDIPVTMDSSSYSSHLSSLRDKYEETKELLRFEELRRQRMQEQLGFGSSILDQSSLALGDALTDDEQGSITSEAGCPELLKHLSFTSFEELHPPAVGQVRPRTNQGEVGEQDRSEVEERLVQVVASLTRENEALNQRSQEMVHQLTEADREIERLRAELDERQDGRPHLSTLEQLTDARVECLENELREKCLELKEAQAQLAAQNEKLRDTLRRLHLREATLEGLGFLEPKDHHSRAPVQEALQDLMEDQLDCAELCAKEAQEAQEALTAIMPCSQRDEVLQSQVLPEVQRAQSSESESEEKAGNGHGPEEDDTQHLVDELQTRSKALGKLLRATGETDLPALPPLVSERQDVDANRSISGRLRLEEEIWATLSLLKASPASCAEAGVSDGLTAKSSGAKLEEIKLYLSAHKHFSPPPINSPIVSAGPGACQPQTSDGSVLPESHVSGPATAEITDEMSERRAERILSSYRRLCNDGLWRELMESVNLKTSLLNCAASCLDSSANTELRSTVKDLCGVWRRQGDPELLHAHGAASELLSAYIVSRLEAAQEKCAQTEVGSWGGEESCQNCQVLRQMNEELCTRLSDIENQRSGGHFLNQKCPVDSRCSDGAHVDVVGQDGMENPARDCSTGQVKTERPTDLRADAVSIKGEEEKGYLTEVPDSESQREDEAVKGAPEPELVRPTSGDLAEPSRDECDGSMSALQEQHRRDLETLQAMCERGFEAMEEAHHRALAELRLQHQRELEQLQQDKEQLLEEEAAATLAAIEAVKRVHQEELEKVLQGRHLENGAAVNADVEEILKRHSEELCSTQRELDVLSQQYSLKCLESAHLAQALEAEHHALQQCQRRYQEISARHQELSGGLARENILPSSLSKEDPILQEKILYELHIGMRVKRAEVDCLKQEICSLKEELQMTQRDKRFATEKCTDMHKELSSTRVRAQRDVEELREHLRLVYKALEASSMEEQLDAGGND, via the exons ATGTCAACGATGAAAATGGACACATTTTGTAACAAATTCCAAGCGAATATCTTCAGTAAAAGCAAATGTCAAAATTGCTTTAAACCCCGTGAACTACACCTGAGAGCCAATGAAGATTTGATTCAG GCCAAGCCTATTTATGGAGGTTGGCTATGTCTTGCTCCAGAAGGTACTGACTTTGGCAAGCCAGCACAACGATCAAGG AAATGGCAACGCAGATTCTTCATTCTCTATGAACATGGCAGTCTGCATTTCGCTCTGGATGACTCG ccAAGCACTCTTCCCCAAGGGACAGTAAATATGAACCTGTGCACAGACGTGGTTGATGCAGAGATGAAGACAGGGCAGAGGAATGCACTGTGCATCGTCACCCCTGACCAGGACTTCTACATCCGTGGGGAAAACAAGGACATCATCAATGG ATGGAATGAGCAGCTAGTGGTCTACCCCACT ACTAACAAGCACAACCGCAAGAAGACCACAAGCAAAGAGAGGCCCTCTGTAGCCACACAG GGCCCTGAGAGTGTGACGCCGCCGGGGGTCACCTGTGGGGTCGCAGCAGACTCCGcccaggaggaggacaggagcccCAAGGGTGACTCTGCTTCAG GAGATAAAGTGACCACAGTCGATCCAGCTAGCCACAGAAATGTTCACCCAGCAACGGACAGTGCTCTTCATGCTAAGGCTGGAGATGCCGTCAGCCTGCTGGACTCCGAGGTGGACGCAAACACGCAGGCCGGTAGTGGGCAGAGGAGACCGGAGGAGCCAGAGGAGGCAGAGTCAGAGAGGAG tgagGTATGGCGAGCTGGAGCAGAGGTGCAGGTAGAGGGTCcgatcagcagcagcagcagcagtgagcaGGCCAGGACCGGGCGACCGCCGCAGCCCACACAGAAACCG AAGGGTCCTGCTGTATCCCCTCCCCCCCGCTCACCCAAGAGAAGAGAGCGGTCACCTGACAACAGGACTTCTGAGTCAGTGATGACG cctgATCTGCTGAACTTTAAGAAAGGCTGGCTCATGATTTTGGAGGAGCAGAATCAG TGGAAAAAGAACTGGTTTGTGCTGTCCACTCACAAACTGCGTTATTACAAGGACTCTGTAGCAGAGGAG GCGTCGGAGCTGGTGGGAGAGATAGACCTCACAACCTGCCATCAAGTGACTGAGCATCAAATCCAGAGGAACTATGGCTTTCAGATTCAC ACACAGACGCAAGTGCACACGCTGGCAGCCATGACTGCAGGCATACGCCGGAACTGGATCCAAGCCCTTGCCAAAAACGTTCGGCCGTCCAACGCACCAGACATCACAAA TCTCTCCGATGACCTTTGCCCTTTCGGCTCGTCAGCGGGACCTCTGCCTGAGCCGGACCTGACCCGCGACTCGCTTTCCCCAGAGGTGTCGTCGAAGATGAGGCGCGGCGGCAAGAACCGCTGCGGTCAGAAGCGTCGCGAGGGGGCCCACGGCAAGCCCGGCGGCAGAGCCTCGCTCCGGCTCGCCCGCCACAGTCCGCCCGCGGGCACCCACGGCGGCGGGCAGGAGCAGAAGGTGGAGGTGTGGTCCGTGGagaggcggcggcggaggcgcgAGGAACGCAGGAAGCGCTACGAGAGCGTCATGGGCTCCGTGTTCAAGTCTGCTTGCCAGGAGGAGGTCGTCCGGAACGGCGTGGTCAGGGGTGCGGGCACGGGCGTGCCGTGTGTCCGCCAGAGCTCCCCGGAGCACCAGCAGCAGAGGGCACAGGAGATCGAGGAGCGCTGGCTGGAGGTGGAGAAGGCGGGCATtcgggaggagaggaaggtgcCGCTCTACCCCGACACCCAGGCCAGGGACGTCGGCGAGCTGGAGAAACTGTTGAGTAACTACCAGAGAAGG gtggaggagctgaCTGCCCAGCTGACCGAGTCGTCTTGTCATAGAGAGGAGCCAACACTGGATCAACAGATGAGCTCCACTTGGGACTTCCAG CTCGAGAGCACTGATGTCCAGGAGAGTGAAGATATCCCAGTTACAATGGACTCAAGCTCTTACAGTAGTCATTTGTCAAGTCTAAGAGATAAGTATGAAGAAACTAAAGAACTACTGCGGTTTGAGGAACTACGACGGCAACGTATGCAGGAGCAGCTGGGCTTTGGCTCCTCCATTCTAGATCAGAGCTCACTGGCATTGGGTGATGCTCTAACAGATGACGAACAAGGAAGCATCACCAGTGAAGCTGGCTGTCCAGAACTGTTGAAACATCTCAGCTTCACAAGCTTTGAGGAGCTTCACCCTCCGGCTGTGGGACAGGTGAGACCGAGGACAAATCAAGGTGAGGTAGGAGAGCAGGACCGctcagaggtggaggagaggctcgTCCAGGTAGTGGCCTCCCTGACACGTGAAAACGAAGCTCTCAACCAGCGGAGTCAGGAAATGGTCCACCAGCTGACTGAGGCCGACCGAGAGATAGAAAGGCTCCGAGCGGAACTCGACGAAAGACAAGACGGCCGACCGCACCTGTCCACGTTGGAGCAGCTGACCGATGCCAGAGTAGAGTGTCTCGAGAACGAGCTCCGAGAGAAATGCCTGGAACTGAAGGAGGCCCAAGCCCAACTGGCGGCACAGAACGAGAAACTCAGAGACACTTTGAGACGGCTGCACTTAAGGGAAGCCACACTGGAGGGCCTCGGCTTTCTGGAGCCAAAAGATCATCATTCACGCGCGCCTGTACAAGAGGCCTTACAGGACCTGATGGAAGACCAGTTGGATTGCGCTGAACTTTGTGCCAAAGAGGCCCAGGAGGCCCAAGAAGCCCTTACAGCCATAATGCCATGCAGCCAAAGAGATGAGGTCCTACAGTCGCAGGTGCTGCCGGAGGTACAAAGAGCTCAGAGCAGTGAAAGCGAGTCAGAGGAGAAGGCTGGTAATGGACACGGTCCAGAGGAGGATGATACTCAGCATCTGGTGGACGAGCTCCAAACAAGGTCTAAAGCACTTGGCAAACTGCTGAGGGCGACCGGAGAGACGGATTTGCCGGCGCTGCCGCCCCTCGTATCAGAAAGACAGGATGTTGACGCAAATCGGAGCATTAGCGGCAGGCTCCGTCTGGAGGAGGAGATCTGGGCGACGCTGAGCCTCCTCAAAGCCAGCCCGGCGAGTTGTGCTGAGGCGGGCGTCTCTGACGGGCTGACGGCTAAGTCGTCCGGGGCCAAACTGGAGGAGATTAAACTCTACCTCTCCGCACAcaagcatttctctcccccgCCGATCAATTCACCGATCGTTAGCGCAGGTCCTGGTGCCTGCCAGCCTCAGACAAGTGATGGCTCAGTTCTCCCGGAGTCGCACGTCAGCGGGCCCGCAACAGCTGAGATAACAGATGAGATGTCAGAGCGGCGAGCGGAGAGGATATTGAGTTCGTACAGACGGCTTTGTAATGACGGCCTTTGGAGGGAATTGATGGAGAGCGTGAATCTGAAAACGTCCCTGTTAAACTGCGCTGCCTCCTGCCTTGATTCCTCTGCAAACACGGAGCTGCGATCCACAGTTAAAGATCTGTGCGGTGTGTGGCGTAGGCAGGGTGACCCCGAGCTCCTTCACGCTCACGGCGCCGCCTCCGAGCTCCTCTCCGCTTACATCGTCAGTCGGCTCGAGGCCGCGCAGGAGAAGTGCGCCCAAACAGAGGTGGGCTCgtgggggggtgaagagagTTGTCAGAACTGTCAGGTGCTAAGACAGATGAACGAGGAGCTCTGCACCAGACTCTCAGATATAGAGAACCAGAGGTCTGGAGGTCATTTCCTCAACCAGAAATGCCCCGTGGACTCCAGATGCTCAGATGGTGCTCATGTGGACGTTGTGGGCCAGGATGGGATGGAGAACCCTGCCCGTGACTGCAGCACTGGCCAGGTCAAAACAGAAAGGCCCACAGACCTGAGAGCAGATGCTGTTTCAAttaagggagaggaagagaaaggttACCTGACTGAAGTTCCAGACTCCGAATCCCAGAGGGAGGATGAGGCTGTGAAGGGAGCACCTGAGCCTGAGTTAGTGCGGCCCACGAGCGGAGACCTGGCTGAACCCAGCAGGGATGAGTGTGATGGAAGCATGTCTGCTCTTCAGGAGCAACACAGGAGAGACTTGGAAACTCTACAG GCCATGTGTGAGCGGGGCTTTGAGGCCATGGAGGAGGCCCACCACAGGGCCCTGGCTGAGCTGCGTCTCCAGCACCAGCGAGAGCTggagcagctccagcaggaCAAGGAACAGCtactggaggaggaggcagccgCCACTCTGGCAG CGATTGAGGCCGTGAAGAGGGTCCACCAGGAGGAACTGGAAAAGGTTCTTCAGGGTAGACATCTAGAGAACGGAGCCGCAGTCAATGCAGATGTGGAAGAGATACTAAAGAGACATAG TGAGGAGCTGTGCTCTACCCAGCGGGAGCTGGACGTGTTGTCCCAGCAGTACTCTCTGAAGTGTCTGGAGAGCGCCCACCTGGCACAGGCTCTGGAGGCCGAGCACCACGCCCTGCAGCAATGCCAACGCCGGTACCAGGAGATTAGCGCCCGCCACCAG gagTTGAGTGGTGGTCTTGCCAGAGAGAATATTTTACCATCGTCACTCTCCAAAGAAGATCCCATCCTACAAGAGAAGATTCTTTATGAATTACAT ATCGGCATGCGCGTGAAGAGAGCCGAGGTGGACTGCCTGAAGCAGGAGATCTGCTCCCTGAAGGAGGAGCTGCAGATGACCCAgaga GATAAGAGGTTTGCCACTGAGAagtgcacagacatgcacaaagAGCTCAGCAGCACCAGGGTCAGGGCCCAGCGCGACGTTGAGGAGCTGAGGGAGCACCTGAGGCTGGTGTACAAGGCCCTGGAGGCCTCTTCAATGGAGGAGCAGCTGGATGCAGGGGGAAATGACTGA